GATCTAAGATAAGGTGTATTGCGTTGGTATTGGTGATTTTTTGAAGTGAGTTTCCACCGGAAAGTGTGCGTTTGTACTTAACTATTATGTCCCCCTTCTCCTTTGTTAAGGTAAGGGGGTTGAATGAACTCCGAAGCGTAAGTGTGCAGAAGTTGGCCGGAGCTCATCGGCCGTTAGGGTGCATTGACGTTTAGAAGATAAGAGGAATGAGAGCAGCGATTAAATCTTGTGCATCAACAAAAGTCAGATATCATGTGTGAGAGGGCGTGGTGCAGGGAGGCAACACTAAGTTTCCGCAAAGTAATATCGGGGGCAATTCTGTAGTGTTGGTGCAGACTCCACATTGAATCGAGAATCGGAAAATTGGGGATAGCGGTTCGGTTACCTCCCGTGGTTAGGTTAGGTGAGGAAAAgcgaagaggggaaatgcaCTGAATTGGGGGGCGGGAGCTGGTGACGCCTCAACGATCTTAATGCATAGCGTGACCCCTGTGTACCAAGCCGTGACGTAAGAGGACGTCATGCATTCGCAAAAGAACGAAAGCAGTTATGGCGTGTGGTGGGGGAAACGCGTACGGGTTTGAACGTGATGCCAGAGTTTTGGGTCAATACAAGGGGAACACACCAACGAGGGCAACAAGAACTGCTGCAACACGTGGTGAAGCGCAAGACAAGTACCACATCTTCCTTTTCACAGATGGGTGTGTGGATTGTAGCCCTCTCCCTGCAAGAAAGTAAGGTGCACCACACGAATTACCGATGTTGGTCGAGTTGACGCTTTTCCTCCCCGCCAGTTGAAACGGGGGAGAGCAGGGTAGCCCGGGGGGCATTGGATGCCTCCAAATGATGGAGATAGCCTCGCTTTGTGTAGGGCTGAAATCTGAAGGCAAGCACAAATACGCATAGCATGTAAGTGGATCCGCACTCACGAGTGTCTGGGAATGGCATAACCGGATGACGCACAGGCAATCGATGTGAGGAGCAAGGAGGGGAGATGTTGCCGCCAACGAAGATTACCGGTCTTGAATACACAAGAGTCGTGAATGATAGGGTGAAAACGAAAGGATTGGGAGAGAGAAGATTAGTTGTGCTTCGTCcccggggggggggaaagcagTCAAGGAATAGGGTATAATTGAATGTAGGAAACCTGCTTCCTGTCGTGAAAGGGGAAATCAATGACCGCAGGAAATTATCCTATCCGCAGTAAATCGTATTGGTGCATGTAAACAGTTCCAAGGAAAGAAGTGAGGAGGACCTGGTTTTGCCTCAcaagagcactttttggAGGGAGCTACACCACGCAAAACGACAATTTTGAGCAGTTTTGGGGGGTAAGGAGACTTGATTTGGGGAGGCGGAGGAGAGGAGTCTAATGTTCATTTAGCAGCGGTGGGCCGGTGAAGAACGGAATTGTGTATGAACGGACCGCAAGTGGTAAAGTTTCCAGAAAGCGATGGAAGTAAGTGCTAATGGTCGGGACGGCCCTCGGAAGCAGCACCAGgagcaaaaggaagggggaaaagatgcCGAAATATTTATTGTTACATTGAAAATGGTGCACTTTATGTCGTACATTTCTGTTGTGAACAAAACCGtaagaataaacaaacataacTTTATCCTGATCCCAACCGAACGAAAGAgtaagggaaagggagatgTGTTTAAGATcaacttctttttccatcGGTTGCTAAATGCGTCGCCAGAGGTTTTGTTCATAAATCCCGTCTTTTGAGCATCGATGACGCCGTCGGAAGACGGCTTTTATGAAGTACCGCCTCCTCGTAGGCGACACTTGTCTTCTCCCATTCATTGCTGGTAGTTAAAATATTCATACTTGCCTAAAAGTTCTGCATCGTATGCACAATCTTAACACCATCCAACATCATACATTTGGGCGTATTTGCGCGTATCTTCACTTATATATTCCAGCAGCTCCTCTTGCCATGACCCCTTCGTCCAAAGCGTGTCTTCGTGCCGGCAATAAGTAGTATTGCGTTGGCTAAAAGCATCGCATCTGTGGTCAAATATTTAAAATGTGTGTAGTACATTGGAGGTGTACTGTgtgtttttcccttcggACATGTAACCTGGATTCAAAAATGCAGAGAAAACGTCGTTCGGTATTATATTCACGCACATTGGCAACTAATTCGTTTATTTTCGTTGCTGTAGGGTAACAAATGTCGCCAGGGGTCTCCGAAGCAAGGTGGTGAAGTGGACAAGGGTTCACCGGTTCCGTCCACAATTTTCTGGATAATGCGGGTGTTAATGAAAGGACGGAAGGGGACACAGTTAAAAATGACGACACCCaagtaaaaaagtaacagCGGTCATATCCCGCGAGTTTGTGACGCAGTTGCGGCGGCCAAGCTTTTCTCCGCGTAGTGTAGGGCGCCTACCGCTGGGATACTCGATTGTATCCGTGCCTACGTTGGTTTTGATAGGGTGCCGTGAACATGTGCCGACATAGACTTGGATTTACAAAAATATGCAGCGTGTTGGTGTTTGCGAGGGtactgcaacactggtgctTGATGGGGTTAGGTGTTTTTTTGCGCAAccagacagaaaaaaagaggtcgTAGAATATGAACGGAGATTCGAGTGCGCCAAGAGTACTCAATTAATCTGGCACCATGCAGGGGAAGATCACGCCAACGACGCTTTATGCGGCTGGAAAAAATTATCTACGTCTCAGATGGAGGTTGTGGCAAAACGGGGAAGTAAAAGACGGGGGATTGTAAGAGGTGGATGAAAatgggcaaaaagaaaactcgcTAAGCAATTCGCGCACAGCTGTAAGCCACGTGAGGGATGCATGACCTGGGAGGGTTACATTCAAATCTTCGAGGATAAATAGCCCGTATGGGCGGTAGAAGAAAGCAGGGATATTCTGACATCTAAAAGCAGGACTACGACTGTTAGCGTCACCAACCTCCGGGACGCTATGTATGTGAGGGAGATAGATCGGTAGTGGAGAGTGTACGGGTTTGTTATGAAGCGAAAAATTATGAGCCTTGACTACGAAACTCGGTATTTTCATTATCCTTATGGAAAGGTGATCAAAAGGGGTGCCATACTACATTTTGCGGGGTCGAGTAACGTGTGGAAGGAGACAATACCCAGGTACCTCAGCGAGATGAGTTGGTTCAAAGCTCTAAAAAATTCTTTCACAGAACGAGAGGCTTACAGGCGGCTGCTAGAAACAACTTCCGTTGAAATACACTCTGCAAGGGGTGCCTTTAGGTATGTAAAGCTCGGTACTGTGTGCCCCATCTCTAACGTTTCAAACCCAAATTGGTTATCTGGGGAGTTGAGAAAGTAATGCATACGGTCAATCTGCATTGAAGATTACACCCGTAATCCGCGGCACATCGCATCGCACTCTCTTATCCCTTACATACTCATTGCAGAAACTgacgttttatttttgttttcaggAAATGgcgaagggagggaaaagggtaGTTGCTCGTAGAAGGAGGGTGCGGCTGTATTTAATAGTGATTGCGCTGCTGATAGTGGTCGGGGTTATGGTGACAATGGATATAAGAAGTAGTCATACGGAAACCGGTCACGGgttgagaaaagaaaatttccACAGTAATTATGCACCAAGGGTTAGTTATGTTGTGGTGCAAACGAGACGCTCCCCAGGGTGGTGTAGAATGCTCTTAAGCTCTATACTCACCAACGTAAGCGTCACAACAGTTGGAATGGGCGCAGTGTACATTCATGCGTGGAGATGGACCTGGATCTACAATTATATGCTACGGGAGAGGATGCATGAAGATGATGTGATTGTGATATTCGATGGGGGAGACACTTTTTTCACAGAAACACATTTAAGAGAAGATGCCATGAAGTATTTTCTGGCAACAACGCCTAGCACGCCTGAAAAGTTCAATGAAACAGAAATCTTACAGGGAGCCATGACACCTCCAATGCTCTTCACGGCAGAAAAAGGCTGCTATGCGCCGCAAATGTATATCATGACGGGTGTCGATCCCAGTAAAATACCTCAACGGGAAAGATGTTTAAATGTGTATGAAGAGGCATTTGAGGCGTCTACTCGGGCAGGGACGCAGGCTATTTTGCGGAAGCAcgaatctggaaggtggcATCTCAATGGCGGAGGAGTAATTGCAAGAGTGTGGGCTCTGAGAGAGGCCCTAGATGTTTTCTTCGCGCTCAAAAGGCAGAGTTACAAATGGTGGTGTGATCAAAGTATGTGGTCATTGATTTTAGCGTGGAGTGTCAGCAGACCAAAGCACGTGCAACCGGTGTTGCTTCTGAGAAGGGGAATTATGAGCCTTGACTACGAAACTCGGTATTTTCATTATCCTCATACAACGCCGATTAGGACAGGAGTGATCCTACATTTTCCAATGCCGATCGTTttgtggaaaaacaaaatggcaAAATACGTTGGTGAGACGACATGGTTCAGGGCTTTGCGAGATTCCGAAGGAAGACAGAAGACAGTGGCAGATTACTTAAAGACCGTTTATGTGGATATTCGCTTCGTCTTTGGGTTCAAAAAGTGGAGGAAGTTTAGCAGCGTGTGCAGCATAAGCGATGTTGTGAACCCAAACTGGCTAAGTGGTGTGTTGAGAAAGTAACACCAGCGCTTGACCTGTATCATAATATCATGCCTCCTATACGCTGCGTGTCGGCACGCCATTCACCAGGATGTATGAATACACTGTGTGTGGAAATCcgtgttttatttcatttttagaaaagatgaaaggaGCTAAGAAATTTTATggtaaaagaaggaagagaacgTGTGTAATAGGTGCGGCACTTCTGCTTATCTTTTTACTTTGTCGCATGCTGTTTATCCGGACGGAAGAAGTGGAAGACACCACGTTTGAGGAAGGTTGTTGGGAGCGTGAGATGCGCAGCGAAGGAGTGGGAGATGTAAAGGTGCGTTACGTCGTGATACAGACGAAGCCCTCCCCAGGTTGGTGTAGAATGCTTGTAAGCTCTCTCGTTGTTGGTATTGATGTAATTACAATAGGACTCGATGGCGTGTACCATCACACCTCGAGGCCACATTGGTTTCTGAACTACATAGAAAGTGCGGGGTTAAGTGATGACGATGTGATTGTGACATTTGATGGTGCGGACACAGTATTTGTGAACAAGCATAACCTCCAGTGCGCTATTAGCAAGTTCATATCAACGACACCGAGCAAACCAGAAAATTTcgatgaggaaaaaatacTGAAAGGCGTCCAAAAGTCTCCACTCCTGTTTACTGCTGAAAGGGGGTGTTTTGCCTCTCAACTaagcgttttgttttcaataaGAGGCAGAAAACACGAAAAGAGGTGTGAGCGGTTCTATAGGGGGGAGATTTCAAAGGCCAAAGCAACCGGCGCGGAACGGGTGATGCGGATGCCAAAGAGTGGGCGGGCGTATCTTAATGCTGGTGGGGTGATCGGGAGGGTGTGGGCATTTAAGGAAGCAATAGGAGGATTTTCAAAACTTAGAGAAAAGAGTGACAGATGGTGGTGTGATCAGACAATTTGGACCATTCTCTTTGCCTGGAGCGTCAATCAACAGGACACTGGGGGTAAAGCAGTGCACTTGAGAAAGGGTCTGATTTCTCTAGACTACGATGCGAGGTATTTTCTCATTCCTTCGTACACTTCCCCAATTCGAAGCATGATATTGCATTTTTCCGGGCTTATTAGAGACTGGAAGTGGTGGTTTCCAGGTGTTGTGAGGAGGTTGGTATGGATACAGAGAATGAGAGATGATGTGTATCAGAGAGACAGCAGGAGCTTGCTAACTAAGACCAGCTTAACGATCTACGGCgctaaaggagaaaaatataTTCGTAAGTTTGCCGATGTTTGCAACGTTGATGAGGCCGTGGACTACACGTGGCTGTCGACGGTCCGAAGTAAGCATTAGATACTACAGGTCAGCGTGAGACCGGCTGTTTCTACGGATGTGTGTACACAGGATTTTATACGTTGTGGGTTGCCGTCCACTCCGCGGCAAATCACCTTAGGTGCCACTGTTGACATCAAAAGGTTTTTCGAAGACAGTCTTTAAAAATTTATGTAAATTCGCTCCCTGCAATCGCGAGTTGGCGTTGTTTTGTAAACACGTGGATCCGcgtaaacgaaaagaaaacagcgaTCCCAGTGTCGTTGGGATCTTCTACTGATGCCTGCAACGATGGGGCCACtgaaaaataaaggtaaccgttttttttttttagcaccGTACTCGTTCGCTATTTACGGATGAAAATGAGGGGGAGTAGTGGGTATGTAGATTTCGAATGCCGTATCGTGGTGTTATTGGTGACTTTCTGTAAAACAAGCAGTTCAAAGGGGGAGTGTGATTATTATCGTCAAACTTTTAGATGAGAGCCTGCATTCAAGGCGCGTTTTGTGGCAGAAAACACGGGCTGCTCCCTGAGGTAGTGCAAGCCGTTTGCTCGTATAACGCCATCCGGTGCAGTGGTGGTTGGTGTGGTGGTGTTCCGCGACACCGACATGTCGGGAGGTGTCTGTGAGATTGAGGGGTTTATGTGGGAATATGATATCGTAGCAATGTTTTATGGCGCAGACACGTCTTTAGCGCAGGCCGAGtttgtggaggaagagaCACACCTTTGCGAATAGCTCAccaaaaattaaaatgaCAAACACATGGCGAGAGTCATTTTGCTTGGAACAATGTTCCCCTCAATAATTTTCCGACCGAGAGGGGATGTTACTTCCTACGGATGTATGTCATGCTAGAGGTGTAGAACAAAAGTTCACAGTGGTACGAAAGTGTGTGAATATACGAGACTGGATGAGTGGGAAGGAGCTTATGGAGGGCTCGTCACGGTTGGGCTGCAGAATGCATGCCCAAACGGCATCGGTAAAAGTGGAAGAGTTTAAACGCTCAGAAACCCCTTTAAATCACTTTATCAACGCCAGGATGGAGAACTTCAACTGATGGTGCGGCTACTATATAAGCGCTGGCGTTTCCGTACAATGTGACAGAGTACGTATTCGGGGAGGCGTTTACTCCCTCTCTACGGGGACTCATGTCCCTTAACTACAACTTCCAATGGTTTGGCAACGCCACTCAAAACAAACCTCACTTCCACTATTGCCCATTCGGGGTGAGATAATTGGGAGGGGGAGCTTGCCGATGACTGGGAGACTGTCATTGTGGTACCGACAACTTGAACCACCGGAGAGGTGACAGTGAACGAAGGAGCATTCACTTTCGGAGCCTTTAGTGGCACAACGTAAGGAGAGAAAGTGCCTTCGAACAACCTCGGTGACGTGCGTCGAATCAATAGGACGGTGAAATATAAATGGCTAATGAGACCATTTAAGTGAAGTTAGCTGACGCCAGCACCATGTGTTTGCATTTATTTCACCGTGGCGTGCCTCGTATTTCTCCGCAATGAAGTTGGGTAGACATCTTCACCATTGTTGAGGACGTGGTATGTATCTATTGAATAGTGGATCTTGTCCCTAAAAACTGCCGAAACGTGGACGAAGAGCTCTCATAAAAAGGATTTCGATTTTACGCTGCTGTGCGTGAGTCAGGATAAAGAGGTGGCGTGATTTTAATTGGTTCCATTGGAAATGCCTGTGATTTAGAGGAGTTCTTAGTGAAATCTCGAGCGTGCACAATAGtgataaaacgaaaaagagggatgTGAGGGGGAGGGCGTGCCGGTCATATAAAGGATATTCCAAACTATGAGCTTCATGGGAAAGACGCTTGTTTTGTGCGCGCTATTTTTCCGAACAAGTAGCAGGGGTACAATCTCGCTTCAGGTTACGCTGCAGCAGATTGATGTCCATGATATAACTACCTCTTCCGTGGATAAGAGCCGTTCCATTACTCGAAAATTAGGTAGGGTAGAGAGCGCGGGGTGGCGACCAGAAGTTTTGATTCGGAAGAAATTATTGTAGATTATGTTTGTCGCCGTGTGTTTTCCTCTTACCTTATCAGTTTTCAACTACAGTGATGGCATTCCATCGGGAGTGGTCCGACTAATCTTAAATCTTGGAACCACCCTCGGGAGCGAGTCGCTCTGTGGGCAATTTGGGAGAAGACAGGACTTGTGATACCGAGATGTTAAAATAACTTTAAAGTAGTTGTATAACGTCTAAGAATTCAAAGGTGTATACAGTTGAATGTTTAATCCTGGGCGTGCCCATGAAGTAAATTGGTTACTTGGGGGTTATGGAAGCGAAATTAGTATGTTTTTTGTGGGCTTGTTGTATTCATGATCATCTAGAGAAAAGCATTGACGTACGAAAAGCTGATTACAGTGGATTGAGGGAGCGGAAGGCCAGTTGCCCATTTGAGAGGGAACGCCAGCGGAAGTCTTCCAAGAGACGGTTAGCTCTCACTATATGCCAGTTTGTTGCCGATTGTCTGTGAAATTTATAATTCAAGTGAAAGACATCACTCTTCTCAGATCATATCTGAGTTTAAAAGAATTGGGATACCCCTGTTGCTCAAATATTCcaccataaaaaaaaaacgaaagatcTTCACTTAGTAGCGTCGGATTAACTGTGCGTCCGGTTGCTCATATTCAGAACATCAATTGGAACTCCCACTCTATAGTGTGCCACGTCAGTGTTCTTCAATTTCCAAAGAGAGGGAGATTTTGTGACGGCAGCTTCATACCGCAGCGGGGGCCTTGGTGTGTACGCAGAGATTGCTTACTTGATGTGCACCACTCAGTTGCAACATCCTTGGCGTAGTTAACGgacaaaatttaaaaattttattgctttgaaaaaaaaatgaatttgTGTTAAATGATATCTTAACATTTAAATGCTTTTCTTAGCAAATGATTGCAAATAACTTTGCGTTAAATGGAATGATCTTGTTTTTCATGCTGTCTTGTAAAGGGACGTTAAATTTGCAACAGCTAGGATAATAATGAGAACGAATAGTCTCAACATCGGAGCAGTTTTGggggtgatgttggtagTGGTTGACATTGAAGCACAGGGAACAGGTGCCGTGTCCGCGTCGCATTGCACTTTCAACCAGCGCTCCGGTGTTTCTAAGAAGGAAGAGCTAGGGGACGCTATGAGGGTAGATAATGTCTTTCCAGGAGGCCCTAAAAAAGACGTTTTGGTGTCGTGTGCCAATAAGAGTCGTCAGACAGCGGCAGGGATTTTCGTTCACTGGTGCTGCAGGTGTGAATCAGAAACCAGTGGCGACAGGGGCAATGTTTGCGAATTTTTTGGAGATTGTGAATGTGATGATATCTATTCAACCTCAAACGTCCCTAAATGCGTTAAAGGAGACCACATGTGGAGGGACTCTTCTACTGCGCTGCGGGCGGTTCTTCAGGATGTCAAGGGGAGAGACGCTTGTAACATCTCAACACCTAATGGAAAAGAGATATTGATGAAGCTTACGAGAGAAGAGCTCACATCTAATATAGCACCTCAGGATTCGTCCTCCAAAATATTCTTGTTTCTGCTGGCTGCGCTGCTCATGCAGGACGAATCGGTGGCACAAACCTCCAATTAGCGAGAATGATAACTCGTCCGTCACACATTTTAGTGGAAAATAGGGGGtattaaacaaaaagggcCCTCACAAACACGTGCATCCaaaatgtaaataaatacatatacatgcatatttcctcttctcctcaTGGCGTCTCCTAGAGGTTGCTGGCTTCTCTTAGGCACATCCTCTGTCCACGTATTACTCACGCTTGCACGTATGATTTACTATGGCCCAAGCTGCTTTTATATTTGACGTTTCCAATGAGCACACACTTTTGATACTTTCCCAACTTTTTGTACATATTTCTGTTGCATTTTATGTTCAAAGAGCACCGTGCGGTGGTTGGGGGGAAAAACGTAGCACAGTGATAGGATGCCAATAAGAGAGGTTTGAAGGAACTACGGGAATACGATGGGCTACTTTGCTGAAGCAAGGAAAACCTCAATTAGTCCTGCGTGGCACTGAAAGAACACCATCTGGTGGCAGAGATGAATATGgctagcaaaaaaaaaaaagactttcTCTTTGCAAAAACTCCCTGAGAGCTTTCCACAAACAGGGTGGCGTGTCTGAGGAAGCTTTTTCACGGACTTTCCCTCAAAGGCTCTCACGCCAAGAAAACAGATTATGGCAGAGTGACAAATTTCACGGTTGCTTATAGATTCCTACCCCTTTTGGGCGGAGGAACATCACCCTCATGAATCTCACTCAAAAGAAGGGAGTGGTGACGGTGGTCGGCCTGTCGGCAAAATGCCGGTGTCCATTCCTCTGGGTGTATGCGCCGTGTGGCCCGCGTTGTGCAAGGTTTCGTTCATCTGAAGTTAAGCTTTTGTGGACGGTGGCTTTCCATTCAAGGTTTGCCAATGCGGCTACAGCGTGGGGTTTGTATAAATGTGCTTAACATTCACTGGTATAGATTTGCTGCATGTTCATGGGATCGCTGATGCGCCGcgcgtgaaaaaaaaaagtgattcCATTTTCGTCATTTGGACACCATTCTTCCGCCTTGCAGTCTACACTCCTCTGTGACCGAATGACAACGGTTAGTACAGGTGCAGCTCTGAGTAGGCTGACCACCGGGGCGTGCGGTAAGTCAATTCCCTTTGTGGCTTACCCACAAAGATAAAGGGCGCGAACTATCGCTAATTTGGCACCGCAGTGGCAACGGTGCGCAGACAGGCCAATATGCCGCAGTTTTGACTTACTTCACCCGTGTTATCGTCTGTTTCATTCTTCCTTTCGGCGATCCGTGCCGGTGTTTGGCTCGTTACTTCATCGTGCACGGAGAAACTACCCTTCTTTCGCAGTAAAAACACGCAAACTGTGAGCCATCAAATGTTCTTCGTCAGTGCGGTGCGTAGTGTTAACTGTGCTGGGTCGAAAGGCTTTTAAAACTGCAGTACCCATGCATCATTTGTTCCAGGGTGACGCAGCACTTGCTTTCGCTTCTGGATCCAACTGTGTGCGACCTCACACGGCCGGAGTTGTGACCACCACGACTGCAGCAGTCCAGTGCTTCCATACTATTGCCGTGACGTGGTCACAGTGGgatttgttgatgttttgaGCAAACCGCAAGAGTCATCGCGACTGTTGTCTTGCCATAGCTTAGGGGCTTGGCGTAGGGGTTCGCGCATAAGAAGGAGCACTAACCCGAGTTCCGCACCCCATTCCGGTGGACACAGCGCTCCATACCGAGGGGTGCTGTGTATGTGGTGTGCCTGTCTTATCGCATATCTTCAGGTGGCACGTGCCTCGCCCGCTCACCCCCAGCAGGGGCAAAGCGGCACCTCACGTCGCTCGCATACAATAGGGTGCGGGATGTGATTTTGAACAGACACTCCCTCATTCGGAGGGAAGTACCTTATTTTTGAAAGTACCCTGTCAATTCGAAACCCCTAACCCATGAGGGTGATCTCTCCCTGTGATACTGTGCTAGTGAACACGCTCTCACAGTTGGGTGTGCTTTTTTACATGCTGGGTCCTCGGCAATTTTCGATTTGTGCGTACCCTGCTTCATTTTTCTATGCTCGGGCTGGTTTTCCGCGGGGGCAACAGTGTGAAGAACCATATGGTCGACGGGAGTGCCAGCCTCTGCGCCCCAGACTTCATCCTTGTCCCAATCGTAGTGACCAGGCACTGACAGAGTGGAGATATGGGCAGTGCAGCGCTCTTCAACAAAACGGTGGGGCCCTTCGCCATAGTGGCATgtgccgaaaaaaaaaaaacagtcccGAGACACGTCCTGCACATGTCGCAGTGCAGCTTCACACCTTAGAAAATTTAAAAGGAAGAGCACTTTGTCGGGTTTCTGCCCCAGCTTAACATACAAAGTTATTCCAATTTAGGGCGGTAAATTATAACAAGAGGACGGCGacgaaaagaggaaggggtaAAGAACCGATTTTTTGTCTCGGCTTCGCGCCAACCGTCCGCGATTGCGCTTCGTTCCTAGCGCGGAAGTATGGAGAGCCTTGGAAGGAACCGTTCCAGCCTTGCTCAGGTTACAGCCGTTGCTCCACCGTGTCTCCAATacctgtttcttctttttcccccaaaGCTTTTTCGATATGGGGCATGTGGCCAAGTAGCCCGACGACCATTGGAATACCAACTCCAACTGGCTGCggatttccttcccttcccggTCGCACACCCAGTGGTGGGTTCCCGGTTGCACCAGCTTTCCTCGCTTACTGCTTAAAGCTCGGCTATTGCTGGTAGCGTTTCGCCGATATGGCCCAACTCCTTGTTATCGCATCCAGGGATGCCAGTGAGAACGGCGACCCCAGCTTAATGCTGTGAGGTGTATCCCAACATCGTCTCCGTCACTCGCAATTTGACAC
This region of Trypanosoma brucei gambiense DAL972 chromosome 10, complete sequence genomic DNA includes:
- a CDS encoding ESAG3, fragment; this translates as MKRKIMSLDYETRYFHYPYGKVIKRGAILHFAGSSNVWKETIPRYLSEMSWFKALKNSFTEREAYRRLLETTSVEIHSARGAFRYVKLGTVCPISNVSNPNWLSGELRK
- a CDS encoding expression site-associated gene 3 (ESAG3)-like protein, putative, with the protein product MAKGGKRVVARRRRVRLYLIVIALLIVVGVMVTMDIRSSHTETGHGLRKENFHSNYAPRVSYVVVQTRRSPGWCRMLLSSILTNVSVTTVGMGAVYIHAWRWTWIYNYMLRERMHEDDVIVIFDGGDTFFTETHLREDAMKYFLATTPSTPEKFNETEILQGAMTPPMLFTAEKGCYAPQMYIMTGVDPSKIPQRERCLNVYEEAFEASTRAGTQAILRKHESGRWHLNGGGVIARVWALREALDVFFALKRQSYKWWCDQSMWSLILAWSVSRPKHVQPVLLLRRGIMSLDYETRYFHYPHTTPIRTGVILHFPMPIVLWKNKMAKYVGETTWFRALRDSEGRQKTVADYLKTVYVDIRFVFGFKKWRKFSSVCSISDVVNPNWLSGVLRK
- a CDS encoding expression site-associated gene (ESAG) protein,putative, giving the protein MYEYTVCGNPCFISFLEKMKGAKKFYGKRRKRTCVIGAALLLIFLLCRMLFIRTEEVEDTTFEEGCWEREMRSEGVGDVKVRYVVIQTKPSPGWCRMLVSSLVVGIDVITIGLDGVYHHTSRPHWFLNYIESAGLSDDDVIVTFDGADTVFVNKHNLQCAISKFISTTPSKPENFDEEKILKGVQKSPLLFTAERGCFASQLSVLFSIRGRKHEKRCERFYRGEISKAKATGAERVMRMPKSGRAYLNAGGVIGRVWAFKEAIGGFSKLREKSDRWWCDQTIWTILFAWSVNQQDTGGKAVHLRKGLISLDYDARYFLIPSYTSPIRSMILHFSGLIRDWKWWFPGVVRRLVWIQRMRDDVYQRDSRSLLTKTSLTIYGAKGEKYIRKFADVCNVDEAVDYTWLSTVRSKH
- a CDS encoding T. brucei spp.-specific protein, with the translated sequence MRTNSLNIGAVLGVMLVVVDIEAQGTGAVSASHCTFNQRSGVSKKEELGDAMRVDNVFPGGPKKDVLVSCANKSRQTAAGIFVHWCCRCESETSGDRGNVCEFFGDCECDDIYSTSNVPKCVKGDHMWRDSSTALRAVLQDVKGRDACNISTPNGKEILMKLTREELTSNIAPQDSSSKIFLFLLAALLMQDESVAQTSN